One genomic segment of Rhizobium gallicum bv. gallicum R602sp includes these proteins:
- the mgtE gene encoding magnesium transporter encodes MNINRFPLRAGHAARFFTHDSLGAVTTAERVERLNILDIPEAAAVLTTLPQQKAVRILARPELHNAAAILAEMPVEHAARLLNATANDRVADLFHELDEDSRAILFTKLDRTTALAVKHLMGYPPRTAGSIMTTEFVSVPDAWTVAETLDHVRQVERSRETVYAIYVLDAATQRLTNVVTLRRLITGEPQASVFSVAHKGGLVRCDPLMTQEDVARLIRKHNLLALPVVSDDGHMLGIVTVDDVIDTMIADTTEDAQKFGGMEALGKPYMKIGFFGMIRKRAGWLSALFLGEMLTASAMQYFEGELEKAIVLTLFVPLIMSSGGNSGSQATSLIIRALALGELKLSDWWRVLLHELPTGVVLGTILGLVGFGRIVLWQKIGLYDYGEHWLLVGLTVFAALIGIVTFGSLCGSMLPFLLQRLRLDPASASAPFVATLVDVTGLVIYFSVALLILSGTLL; translated from the coding sequence GTGAACATCAATCGCTTCCCCCTGCGGGCAGGCCATGCTGCCCGTTTCTTCACCCACGACAGCCTCGGAGCGGTCACCACCGCAGAGCGCGTCGAGCGTCTCAACATACTCGACATCCCGGAGGCAGCGGCCGTCCTCACCACGCTTCCGCAGCAGAAGGCCGTCCGCATTCTCGCCAGGCCGGAGCTGCACAACGCTGCCGCAATCCTCGCCGAGATGCCGGTCGAGCATGCCGCGCGGCTGCTCAACGCCACCGCAAACGATCGTGTCGCCGATCTCTTCCATGAATTGGACGAGGATTCCCGCGCGATCCTCTTTACAAAGCTCGACCGCACGACAGCGCTCGCCGTCAAGCACCTGATGGGCTATCCGCCGCGCACGGCCGGCAGCATCATGACGACTGAGTTCGTCAGCGTGCCGGACGCCTGGACCGTTGCCGAGACGCTCGACCATGTTCGCCAGGTCGAGCGCTCGCGCGAGACGGTCTATGCGATCTACGTCCTCGACGCGGCAACGCAGCGGCTGACCAATGTCGTGACACTGCGCCGCCTCATCACCGGCGAACCGCAGGCTTCGGTTTTCTCCGTCGCGCACAAGGGCGGCCTCGTTCGCTGCGATCCGCTGATGACGCAGGAGGACGTCGCCCGGCTGATCCGCAAGCATAATCTGCTGGCGCTGCCGGTCGTCAGCGACGACGGCCACATGCTCGGCATCGTCACCGTCGATGACGTTATCGACACGATGATCGCGGATACGACCGAGGACGCCCAGAAGTTCGGCGGTATGGAAGCCCTCGGCAAGCCTTACATGAAGATCGGCTTTTTCGGCATGATCCGCAAACGGGCCGGCTGGCTTTCGGCCCTTTTCCTCGGCGAGATGCTGACGGCAAGCGCCATGCAGTATTTCGAAGGGGAGTTGGAGAAGGCGATCGTGCTGACGCTCTTCGTCCCTCTCATCATGAGCTCGGGCGGCAATTCCGGATCGCAGGCGACGTCGCTCATCATTCGTGCCCTGGCGCTCGGCGAGCTCAAGCTTTCGGATTGGTGGCGCGTGCTCTTGCACGAGTTGCCGACCGGTGTCGTGCTTGGCACCATCCTCGGGCTCGTCGGCTTCGGCCGCATCGTGCTGTGGCAGAAAATCGGCCTCTACGACTACGGCGAGCATTGGCTGCTCGTCGGCCTCACCGTCTTCGCCGCGCTGATCGGCATCGTCACCTTCGGCTCGCTCTGCGGCTCGATGCTGCCGTTCCTGCTGCAAAGGCTTCGCCTGGACCCCGCCAGCGCGTCGGCACCGTTCGTCGCGACGCTGGTCGACGTGACCGGCCTGGTGATCTACTTCTCCGTGGCCCTGCTCATCCTTAGCGGGACGTTGCTTTAG
- a CDS encoding zinc-binding alcohol dehydrogenase family protein, producing the protein MRAVAYKVPQPISAETSLIDVDLPVPKATGHDLLVEIKAVSVNPVDVKVRVHSAPPAGEVKVLGWDAAGIVKAVGPDVTLFKPGDEVYYAGAIDRPGSNAEFHLVDERIVGRKPKSLDFAAAAALPLTSITAYEALFDRLKIHDAVPGAARALLVIGGAGGVGSIAIQIARALTDLTVIATASRPETQVWVKELGAHHVVDHSKPIAPQVAALGIGAPGFIFSTTNTDSHIPDIVEAIAPQGRFALIDDPKSLDVVPFKRKAVSVHWELMFTRPLFSTPDMIEQHNLLNKVSELVDAGNIRTTLSEIVGAINAANMKKAHSMVESGRMKGKAVLAGF; encoded by the coding sequence ATGCGCGCCGTCGCCTACAAGGTCCCGCAGCCCATTTCCGCCGAGACATCGCTGATCGATGTCGACCTGCCCGTTCCCAAGGCGACCGGACATGACCTGCTCGTCGAGATCAAGGCCGTCTCCGTCAATCCGGTCGATGTGAAAGTGCGTGTACATTCGGCACCACCGGCAGGTGAAGTGAAGGTTCTCGGCTGGGACGCAGCCGGCATCGTCAAGGCCGTGGGTCCGGATGTCACGCTCTTCAAGCCCGGAGACGAGGTGTACTATGCCGGTGCGATCGATCGCCCGGGCTCGAACGCAGAATTCCATCTCGTTGACGAGCGTATCGTTGGGCGAAAGCCGAAGAGCCTCGATTTCGCGGCCGCCGCCGCACTGCCGCTGACTTCGATCACCGCCTATGAAGCACTGTTCGACCGATTGAAGATTCACGACGCGGTGCCGGGCGCTGCTCGCGCTCTCCTCGTCATCGGCGGTGCCGGCGGCGTCGGCTCGATTGCCATCCAGATCGCCCGGGCGCTGACCGATCTGACAGTCATCGCAACCGCCTCCCGTCCCGAAACACAGGTCTGGGTGAAGGAACTTGGCGCGCACCACGTCGTCGATCACTCGAAGCCGATCGCCCCGCAGGTTGCGGCTCTCGGCATCGGGGCTCCCGGCTTCATCTTCTCGACAACCAACACCGACAGCCACATCCCCGACATCGTCGAGGCGATCGCACCGCAGGGCCGTTTCGCGCTGATCGACGATCCGAAGTCCCTCGACGTCGTGCCCTTCAAGCGCAAGGCCGTTTCGGTGCATTGGGAGCTGATGTTCACACGGCCGCTCTTTTCGACGCCCGATATGATCGAGCAGCATAACCTCCTCAACAAGGTGTCGGAGCTTGTCGATGCCGGCAATATCCGCACGACACTCAGCGAAATCGTCGGTGCGATCAATGCCGCCAATATGAAGAAGGCGCATTCGATGGTCGAGAGCGGCAGGATGAAGGGCAAGGCAGTACTCGCCGGCTTCTGA
- a CDS encoding winged helix-turn-helix transcriptional regulator, with the protein MSLPRAKLTKNFPGCPVEATLSYLDGKWKGVILFHLMDGTLRFNELRRKLPAVTQRMLTKQLRELEGSGLVSRTVYPVVPPRVEYALTPLGDTLKPVIRALAAWGEEYVFCRPEGHELRDPSCAPAALQA; encoded by the coding sequence ATGTCGTTGCCCCGCGCCAAGCTGACGAAGAATTTCCCCGGCTGTCCGGTCGAGGCGACGCTGAGCTATCTTGATGGAAAATGGAAAGGCGTCATTCTGTTCCACCTCATGGACGGAACGTTGCGCTTCAACGAATTGCGCCGGAAGCTGCCGGCGGTGACACAGCGCATGCTGACCAAGCAGCTGCGGGAACTGGAAGGCTCCGGCCTCGTCTCGCGCACGGTCTATCCAGTCGTGCCGCCGCGTGTGGAATATGCGCTGACGCCGCTTGGCGACACGCTGAAGCCGGTCATCCGCGCACTGGCGGCCTGGGGCGAAGAATATGTCTTCTGCCGCCCGGAAGGCCACGAACTGCGCGATCCTTCATGCGCGCCGGCTGCGCTCCAGGCGTAG
- a CDS encoding MFS transporter, giving the protein MSQIAVDDSIDSAPACEALSPMAIALVQLALACGGFGIGTGEFAIMGLLPNVADTFSVTTPQAGYVISAYALGVVIGAPVIAVLAAKMTRRSLLLLLMGIFAVGNILSALAPTFEIFTVMRFITGLPHGAYFGVAAIVAASMVPVHKRARTVGRVMLGLTIATLLGTPLATFFGQSLDWRAAFTSVGVIGLVTVALIWYYVPRDQVADGASFLRELGAFKRPQVLLTLGIAAVGYGGMFAMFSYIAGTTVKVAMLPESMVAVMMVLFGVGMNAGNIVGSWLADKSIMGTIGGSLVFNIVVLTLFSLTASSPIMLAICVFLVGCGFAAGPALQTRLMDVAADAQTLAAASNHSAFNIANALGAWLGGLVIAWNYGFAATGYVGAVLSLFGLFVYAASLRLERSRRA; this is encoded by the coding sequence GTGAGCCAGATCGCCGTAGACGATTCCATCGATTCCGCTCCGGCTTGCGAAGCCCTTTCGCCGATGGCGATCGCCCTGGTGCAGCTGGCGCTCGCCTGCGGCGGCTTCGGGATCGGCACCGGCGAATTCGCCATCATGGGCCTGCTGCCGAATGTGGCGGACACGTTTTCGGTCACGACCCCGCAGGCGGGTTACGTCATCAGCGCCTATGCGCTCGGGGTCGTCATCGGCGCACCGGTGATCGCGGTCCTCGCCGCCAAGATGACACGCCGCTCACTGCTTCTGCTGTTGATGGGCATTTTCGCGGTCGGCAACATCTTGAGCGCACTGGCCCCAACCTTCGAGATCTTCACCGTGATGCGCTTCATCACCGGCCTGCCGCACGGCGCCTATTTCGGCGTCGCGGCGATTGTCGCTGCTTCGATGGTGCCGGTGCACAAGCGAGCGCGAACCGTCGGCCGGGTGATGCTCGGTCTGACGATTGCAACCCTGCTCGGCACGCCACTCGCTACCTTCTTCGGTCAGTCGCTCGACTGGCGCGCAGCCTTCACCTCCGTCGGCGTCATCGGCCTCGTGACCGTGGCGCTCATCTGGTACTACGTGCCGCGCGACCAGGTCGCGGACGGTGCCAGCTTCCTGCGCGAGCTCGGCGCCTTCAAGCGTCCGCAGGTGCTCTTGACGCTCGGCATCGCAGCCGTCGGCTATGGCGGCATGTTCGCTATGTTCAGCTATATCGCCGGTACCACCGTGAAGGTCGCGATGCTGCCGGAGAGCATGGTTGCCGTTATGATGGTCCTTTTCGGCGTCGGCATGAATGCCGGCAACATCGTCGGCTCATGGCTCGCCGACAAATCGATCATGGGAACGATCGGCGGCTCGCTGGTCTTCAACATCGTCGTGCTGACGCTGTTTTCACTGACGGCATCTAGCCCCATTATGCTGGCGATCTGCGTGTTCCTCGTCGGCTGCGGCTTTGCGGCCGGTCCTGCGCTGCAAACCCGGCTGATGGACGTCGCCGCCGATGCGCAAACGCTTGCCGCCGCCTCGAACCACTCTGCCTTCAACATCGCCAATGCACTCGGCGCCTGGCTCGGCGGCCTTGTGATCGCCTGGAACTACGGCTTTGCGGCGACGGGTTATGTCGGCGCCGTGCTGTCCTTGTTCGGCCTCTTCGTCTACGCCGCGTCGCTACGCCTGGAGCGCAGCCGGCGCGCATGA
- a CDS encoding diacylglycerol/lipid kinase family protein, whose protein sequence is MKLVGFFNKDGGTFRTTDMEAYEKRAEATFREAGHDFEAIVFSGKEIVPAMERAARRDDIDGIVAGGGDGTISAAASIAWKNGVALGVVPAGTMNLFARSLKVPLDIWQALDVLATGEVDHVDIASANGRPFIHQFSAGLHARMVRYRNSFTYRSRFGKMRASVRAAFGVVLNPPEFEVEFQALGVRETRRVSAVSVSNNPFGENALLYADNLRSGELGFYTAKPLKPIGVARLAVDMLRGKVRENADVMVMHPAEVHLHFPKLRAKANCVMDGELLPLERDIAIKLHPEELKVLVKQGLAAQVNEAERREPAA, encoded by the coding sequence ATGAAGCTTGTAGGTTTTTTCAATAAAGACGGTGGTACCTTCCGCACCACCGATATGGAGGCCTACGAAAAGCGGGCAGAGGCGACCTTCCGAGAAGCCGGACATGACTTCGAGGCCATCGTCTTTTCCGGCAAGGAGATCGTTCCCGCGATGGAGCGGGCCGCCCGGCGCGACGATATCGACGGCATCGTCGCGGGCGGCGGTGACGGCACGATTTCGGCAGCGGCCTCGATTGCCTGGAAGAACGGCGTCGCCCTCGGTGTCGTCCCGGCCGGAACCATGAACCTCTTTGCCCGCTCGCTGAAAGTGCCGCTCGATATCTGGCAGGCGCTGGATGTGTTGGCCACCGGCGAGGTCGATCATGTCGACATTGCTAGCGCCAACGGCCGGCCCTTTATCCATCAGTTCTCGGCAGGGCTTCATGCGCGCATGGTGCGATACCGCAACTCCTTCACCTATCGCTCCCGTTTCGGCAAGATGCGCGCCAGCGTCCGCGCAGCCTTCGGCGTAGTGCTCAACCCGCCGGAATTCGAAGTCGAATTCCAGGCGCTCGGCGTGCGCGAGACGCGCCGCGTATCGGCCGTTTCGGTCTCCAACAATCCCTTCGGCGAGAACGCGCTTCTTTACGCCGATAACCTGCGCAGCGGCGAGCTTGGCTTTTACACCGCAAAACCGCTGAAGCCGATCGGCGTCGCCCGTCTTGCCGTCGATATGCTGCGGGGCAAGGTGCGCGAAAATGCCGACGTGATGGTGATGCATCCGGCCGAAGTACATCTGCATTTCCCGAAGCTGAGGGCAAAGGCCAATTGCGTCATGGACGGCGAGCTTTTGCCGCTCGAACGCGACATTGCCATCAAGCTGCATCCCGAAGAGCTGAAGGTGCTGGTCAAGCAGGGCCTTGCCGCGCAGGTCAATGAGGCCGAGCGGCGGGAGCCTGCGGCTTAG
- a CDS encoding nickel-binding protein has protein sequence MAIFMDRHELTGTTAADVAEAHRRDLEIQDRYGVKFLTYWFDQRRGTAFCLVDAPDAETAQCVHREAHGFVAGEVVEVALSAVEAFLGRIHDPEPAPGQASGEMDSGHRAILFTDIVGSTAMTSRLGDRMATELVRAHDSIVHRCLSHSSGREVKHTGDGIMATFASTAAAVDCARTIQQEFKRYNRGNPEPIHVRIGLDCGEPVEDSNDLFGSTVQLAARLCAAASGDHILVSENIFREYGTADLFTHATRRRLKGFSKPVLAFQCDWADAGVKRQAKPQAPAARPH, from the coding sequence ATGGCTATCTTCATGGACCGGCATGAACTCACGGGAACCACAGCCGCCGACGTTGCCGAGGCCCATCGCAGGGATCTCGAAATTCAGGACCGCTACGGTGTCAAGTTCCTCACCTACTGGTTCGACCAGCGGCGCGGGACCGCATTTTGCCTGGTGGACGCGCCAGACGCGGAAACCGCTCAATGCGTGCACCGTGAAGCCCATGGCTTCGTCGCCGGCGAGGTTGTCGAGGTCGCGTTGTCGGCGGTCGAGGCGTTTCTTGGCCGAATTCACGACCCCGAGCCGGCGCCAGGACAGGCCTCAGGTGAGATGGATTCCGGCCACCGCGCCATCCTGTTCACCGACATCGTCGGCTCGACCGCGATGACGTCGCGCCTTGGCGACCGCATGGCGACCGAACTGGTCAGGGCGCATGACTCGATCGTGCACAGATGCCTCAGCCACTCCTCAGGCCGCGAGGTGAAGCATACCGGCGACGGCATCATGGCGACATTCGCCTCGACGGCCGCAGCAGTCGATTGCGCCAGGACGATCCAGCAGGAATTCAAACGTTACAACCGCGGAAACCCCGAGCCGATTCATGTTCGCATCGGACTGGATTGCGGCGAGCCCGTCGAGGACAGCAACGACCTGTTCGGCTCCACTGTGCAGCTTGCAGCACGCCTGTGCGCGGCCGCCTCCGGCGATCATATCCTCGTGTCGGAGAATATTTTTCGGGAGTACGGCACCGCTGATCTTTTCACGCATGCGACGCGGCGGCGATTGAAAGGATTTTCGAAGCCCGTGCTGGCATTCCAATGCGACTGGGCGGATGCTGGCGTGAAGAGGCAAGCTAAGCCGCAGGCTCCCGCCGCTCGGCCTCATTGA
- a CDS encoding glutamine synthetase family protein, whose translation MALSEGIFKIMTADIVHGKAATGEPRIEILLVGMNGDLRGKQIPLDAQKKIWEGEVRLPCSTQSLDIWGDDNDDITGLSLTIGDPDGNCIADERSLAPMPWAAPEGSMQVLATMHEFDGSPSFMDPRAILAAVLKRYEERGLTPVVATELEFYVMEQDWRDTGRPSPPKSLTYRGEPNGFQLYDMSAVDALDDYLQTVRAYAKAQNLPAEATTAEFGPGQFEINLLHRPDALAAADDCIYLKRIAEQAARKHGLKSTCMAKPYSEHAGSGLHVHASVVDRQGRNILDAKGGEPKRLKSACAGMLNTMREAQLIFAPFANSYRRFQPRSFAPIDLTWGTGHRGTAIRIPDTYGPAARIEHRVAGADANPYLLLSAILGGMLLGLDDDLDPGVETTPSHVPENTARLTHDFLTAVEAFRASPFIADIFGERYQKLYGDTKYKEAITYLRTVSDFDYQTYLPRV comes from the coding sequence TTGGCCTTGTCCGAGGGGATTTTCAAGATCATGACGGCCGACATCGTCCATGGCAAAGCTGCGACAGGCGAACCGAGGATCGAAATCCTGCTGGTCGGCATGAACGGGGATTTGCGCGGCAAGCAGATCCCGCTGGATGCCCAGAAGAAAATCTGGGAAGGCGAGGTGCGTCTCCCCTGCTCGACGCAGTCGCTCGATATCTGGGGCGACGATAATGACGACATCACCGGCCTGTCGCTGACGATTGGCGATCCGGACGGCAATTGCATCGCCGACGAGCGCAGCCTTGCGCCGATGCCCTGGGCGGCGCCGGAAGGCTCCATGCAGGTGCTGGCGACGATGCACGAATTCGACGGCAGCCCGAGCTTCATGGATCCGCGAGCGATCCTCGCAGCGGTGCTGAAGCGCTACGAAGAGCGCGGCCTCACGCCGGTCGTCGCGACGGAACTCGAATTCTATGTGATGGAACAGGACTGGCGCGATACCGGCCGTCCCTCGCCGCCGAAAAGCCTCACCTATCGCGGCGAGCCGAACGGTTTCCAGCTCTACGACATGAGCGCCGTCGATGCGCTCGACGATTACCTGCAGACGGTGCGTGCCTATGCCAAGGCGCAGAACCTGCCTGCGGAGGCGACGACGGCCGAGTTCGGACCCGGGCAGTTCGAAATCAACCTGCTGCATCGGCCAGATGCCTTGGCCGCCGCCGACGACTGCATTTACCTGAAGCGCATCGCCGAACAGGCCGCACGCAAGCACGGCCTCAAATCGACTTGCATGGCCAAGCCCTATTCCGAACATGCCGGCTCCGGCCTGCATGTGCATGCGAGCGTCGTCGACAGGCAGGGCCGCAATATACTCGATGCAAAGGGCGGCGAGCCGAAGCGGCTGAAATCCGCCTGCGCCGGAATGCTGAACACGATGCGCGAGGCGCAGCTGATCTTTGCGCCTTTCGCCAATTCCTACCGCCGCTTCCAGCCGCGTTCCTTTGCCCCCATCGACCTCACTTGGGGAACCGGCCATCGCGGCACGGCGATCCGCATCCCGGATACGTACGGGCCGGCAGCGCGCATCGAACATCGCGTCGCCGGCGCTGATGCCAATCCTTACCTGCTGCTTTCCGCCATCCTCGGCGGCATGCTGCTTGGCCTCGACGACGATCTCGACCCCGGCGTGGAGACGACGCCGTCGCATGTGCCGGAAAACACAGCGCGGCTGACGCACGATTTTCTAACGGCGGTGGAAGCCTTTCGCGCATCGCCCTTCATCGCCGATATCTTCGGCGAGCGCTATCAGAAACTCTACGGCGACACCAAATACAAGGAAGCCATCACCTATCTGCGCACGGTCTCGGACTTCGACTACCAGACCTATCTGCCGCGCGTCTAG